In Acidobacteriota bacterium, the following are encoded in one genomic region:
- a CDS encoding SMP-30/gluconolactonase/LRE family protein, whose amino-acid sequence MRRPGKRWHVPLWALLIVATAPGWIPPGGASLAGPEPESGQAPSPALVWPLPPAQPRIRFVRTLQGSEDYRKPRSRLRRLLIGPQRKRGVSLRKPYGVTVDKQGRIYVTDTGNGRIVVFDEAAQKVRHLKIDPRVRLITPIGIAVDDRQRVYVSDAKLDQVFRIAPGGAVEWAIGPVEGLRNPTGIALDAGRSRLYVADSHLHRIFVYDAETGRHLETWGHRGNSDGAFNFPTNLTLDALGNLWVVDTGNFRVQQFSPAGRHLQTVGGLGDAPGSFTRPKGIAIDPEGHVYVVDAAFNNFQVFNGQGRLLLAVGTLGRSAGSFWLPAGMHIDAKGRIYVVDQVNRRVQVFEYLPQRGADRPRQAAMVEIQPTSSGSEREGEEPDSNRDSS is encoded by the coding sequence GTGAGGAGACCAGGCAAGCGGTGGCACGTTCCCCTGTGGGCGCTGCTGATCGTTGCGACAGCACCGGGTTGGATACCGCCTGGCGGTGCCAGCCTGGCCGGCCCGGAACCGGAGTCCGGCCAAGCCCCATCGCCGGCCCTGGTCTGGCCCTTGCCCCCGGCCCAGCCACGGATTCGTTTCGTTCGCACCCTGCAAGGCTCGGAAGACTACCGCAAACCCCGTTCCCGCTTACGGCGCCTGTTGATAGGGCCCCAGAGAAAGCGGGGCGTCAGCCTGCGCAAGCCCTACGGTGTGACCGTCGACAAGCAAGGACGGATCTACGTCACCGACACGGGCAACGGCCGGATCGTGGTCTTCGACGAAGCCGCTCAGAAGGTGCGGCACCTGAAAATCGACCCCCGAGTGCGCCTCATCACTCCGATAGGGATTGCCGTCGACGACCGACAGCGAGTGTACGTTTCGGATGCCAAGCTGGACCAGGTTTTCCGCATCGCTCCCGGCGGAGCGGTGGAATGGGCCATCGGCCCCGTGGAGGGATTAAGAAACCCGACGGGCATCGCCCTCGATGCCGGTCGCTCCCGCCTCTACGTCGCCGACTCTCACCTGCACCGGATATTCGTCTACGACGCGGAAACCGGTCGTCACCTGGAGACCTGGGGCCACCGGGGCAACAGCGACGGCGCGTTCAATTTCCCCACCAACTTGACCCTCGACGCCCTGGGAAACCTGTGGGTCGTCGATACCGGCAATTTTCGTGTCCAGCAGTTTTCTCCCGCGGGTCGACATCTTCAGACAGTCGGGGGCCTCGGTGATGCTCCCGGCAGCTTCACCCGTCCCAAGGGTATCGCTATCGACCCCGAAGGACACGTCTACGTGGTCGATGCCGCTTTCAACAACTTCCAGGTCTTCAACGGCCAGGGCCGGCTCCTGCTGGCCGTCGGCACTCTGGGCCGAAGCGCAGGAAGCTTCTGGTTACCGGCAGGCATGCACATCGATGCCAAGGGCCGCATCTACGTCGTCGATCAGGTCAATCGACGCGTGCAGGTATTCGAATATTTGCCGCAGAGGGGCGCGGACCGGCCCCGGCAAGCAGCCATGGTGGAAATCCAGCCGACAAGTTCCGGCTCCGAGAGGGAAGGTGAGGAGCCGGATTCCAACCGTGATTCGTCATGA
- a CDS encoding cytochrome c3 family protein, with amino-acid sequence MPSRRQSFFSNLVLLAAGVALTSAGFFPVVGQECVDCHDDKNEGKVVHAAVRDFGCDSCHTGDAEEHDIGLVADEITELCLACHDDPTDGMDFPHEALEMGSCIDCHDPHTSNQPRLLLEPVNALCTACHEDQGVDLNLPVGHAPLTVDGCTACHMPHGGHAPALLRAPANALCEACHVPTAGATSAPEAVFAGHELPGQLLEQAPRVPLSAEGRDHPVLKHPVGGGDDPRREGRPFGCTSCHRPHGSSHRKLLVAASSWVLCIQCHR; translated from the coding sequence ATGCCGAGTCGACGACAATCGTTCTTTTCGAATCTCGTGTTGCTCGCCGCCGGCGTGGCGTTGACGAGCGCGGGCTTCTTTCCGGTCGTGGGCCAGGAGTGCGTCGATTGTCATGACGACAAGAACGAGGGCAAGGTAGTGCATGCCGCCGTCAGGGATTTCGGCTGTGACAGCTGCCACACGGGTGATGCCGAAGAGCACGACATCGGCCTGGTGGCTGATGAAATCACCGAACTCTGCCTGGCCTGCCATGACGACCCGACCGATGGCATGGACTTCCCCCACGAGGCCCTGGAAATGGGCAGTTGCATCGACTGCCACGACCCGCACACGTCGAACCAGCCGCGCCTGCTGCTCGAGCCGGTCAACGCATTGTGCACCGCGTGCCACGAGGATCAGGGCGTGGACCTGAACCTGCCGGTCGGCCATGCGCCGCTGACAGTCGATGGTTGCACGGCTTGCCACATGCCCCACGGAGGCCATGCGCCGGCCCTCCTGAGGGCTCCGGCAAACGCCCTGTGCGAGGCGTGCCATGTACCGACCGCGGGAGCGACCAGCGCGCCGGAGGCGGTCTTCGCCGGCCACGAGTTGCCCGGGCAGCTTCTCGAGCAGGCGCCGCGGGTGCCGCTCTCCGCCGAGGGCCGCGATCATCCCGTACTCAAGCACCCGGTCGGCGGTGGCGATGACCCCCGTCGGGAGGGTCGTCCCTTCGGTTGTACGAGTTGCCACCGGCCCCATGGATCGAGCCACCGGAAACTGCTTGTCGCCGCATCGAGCTGGGTGCTCTGCATCCAGTGCCATCGCTAG
- a CDS encoding cytochrome c3 family protein: MIGWRPSVIAACVLLTTTLVPAGDIASSKHNLSVTGPGSITADTEDRICIFCHTPHNANPAVPLWNHQTSTAGYSTYTSTTLDASTPIGNPDGSSKLCLSCHDGTVALGQTVNNGLIALSGAGAGGKMPAGNSNLGVDLTDDHPVSFQRSGASTDVTDPPGGDAVELDSAGKIQCTACHDAHSEDNDPVTRKFLVKQNRASALCLTCHQPDYWSTNPSAHQSSAASYTSLDGAHTGYSTVADNGCESCHRPHSGNEPQRLLKEVEEQTCAACHDGSVAAVDIVSEFSKAASHPTFSTTPSVHDASEEPNDPSYPLPEISPGASRHAECQDCHNPHASFDQAASTPGGVTGALSGVWGIDSAGAKVDPAQYEYEICYKCHADSANKPQESGLPNPPYSARQIVQFNVRLEFDPGNPSHHAVEAAGANADVPSLLPGWTTSSILRCTDCHNNESGPGAGGGGPNGPHGSIYHPILERRLDRGINNTGTNFDAMYAMCFKCHDRASIMGDNSFKEHRKHIDGENTSCLVCHDPHGVSATQGNATNNSHLINFDTDYVTPSSSGILRFEDQGTFKGRCYLTCHGKNHNPKGY; the protein is encoded by the coding sequence ATGATAGGTTGGCGCCCTTCGGTCATCGCTGCTTGCGTCTTGCTGACAACGACTCTCGTGCCGGCCGGCGATATCGCGTCGAGCAAGCACAATCTCTCGGTCACCGGCCCGGGATCGATCACGGCGGATACCGAGGACCGCATCTGCATCTTCTGCCATACTCCGCACAACGCCAATCCAGCGGTGCCACTGTGGAACCATCAAACTTCCACGGCGGGCTACAGCACCTACACGAGCACCACTCTCGATGCGTCGACGCCGATCGGCAACCCGGACGGCAGTTCCAAGCTCTGTCTGAGCTGTCATGACGGCACGGTGGCTTTGGGGCAGACGGTGAACAACGGATTGATCGCGCTGAGCGGAGCGGGCGCGGGCGGAAAGATGCCGGCAGGGAACTCGAACCTGGGGGTCGATCTCACTGACGATCACCCGGTCTCCTTCCAGCGTAGCGGCGCGAGCACGGACGTGACGGATCCTCCCGGAGGCGACGCGGTGGAACTCGACTCCGCCGGGAAGATCCAGTGCACTGCTTGTCACGACGCCCACAGCGAAGACAACGACCCGGTGACCCGCAAATTCCTCGTCAAGCAGAACCGGGCGTCCGCCCTCTGCCTGACCTGCCACCAGCCCGACTACTGGTCGACAAACCCATCGGCACACCAGTCTTCTGCGGCGAGCTATACGTCCCTGGACGGCGCTCACACCGGCTACTCGACGGTTGCCGACAACGGCTGCGAATCGTGTCACCGGCCCCATTCCGGGAACGAACCCCAGCGGCTGCTGAAGGAAGTCGAAGAACAGACCTGCGCCGCATGCCACGATGGATCGGTGGCGGCGGTGGACATCGTCTCGGAGTTCTCGAAGGCGGCTTCCCATCCGACGTTTTCCACGACGCCTTCCGTGCACGATGCCTCTGAGGAGCCGAACGACCCTTCCTATCCCCTGCCGGAGATTTCCCCGGGCGCCAGCCGGCACGCGGAATGCCAGGACTGCCACAATCCCCACGCGAGTTTCGACCAGGCCGCTTCGACGCCGGGCGGGGTGACCGGCGCCCTGAGCGGCGTCTGGGGCATCGATTCCGCCGGGGCCAAGGTCGATCCGGCCCAATACGAGTACGAAATCTGCTACAAGTGCCACGCTGACAGTGCGAACAAGCCACAGGAATCGGGCCTTCCCAACCCGCCCTACTCGGCGCGACAGATCGTGCAGTTCAACGTGCGGCTGGAATTCGACCCCGGAAATCCCTCCCACCATGCGGTCGAGGCGGCGGGCGCGAACGCGGACGTTCCGAGCCTGTTGCCGGGATGGACAACCAGCAGCATCTTGCGCTGCACCGATTGCCACAACAACGAGAGCGGCCCGGGGGCGGGGGGCGGCGGCCCCAATGGGCCCCATGGCTCGATCTACCACCCGATCCTGGAGCGGCGACTCGACCGCGGAATCAACAACACGGGCACCAACTTCGACGCCATGTACGCGATGTGCTTCAAGTGCCACGATCGGGCGAGCATCATGGGCGACAACAGCTTCAAGGAGCACCGCAAGCATATTGACGGTGAAAACACTTCGTGTCTCGTCTGTCACGATCCCCATGGTGTTTCCGCCACCCAGGGCAACGCGACGAACAATTCACACCTGATCAATTTCGATACGGACTATGTGACGCCTTCTTCCTCCGGAATCCTGCGTTTCGAAGACCAGGGAACATTCAAGGGGCGTTGTTATCTCACCTGTCACGGCAAGAACCACAACCCCAAGGGCTACTGA
- a CDS encoding 6-bladed beta-propeller, translated as MLRPVWRRVEITRGSRPVAMALLLVTVALAATSCHHAPIATPERIVWPPPPAPPRIEYLQEIRTPRDLGLGGSAMRRFLGWMLHGRQRHGLARPLAVAIDGERLVVADPDARSLHIFDRGKRRYRRLLAGGKVPLISPVAVALDGDGWLFASDSAAGRVLVFDARTGRFVRDLAPDAEFERPTGLAFDRHGERLLVVDTLAHRVLAFDRRGRRVMTLGGRGTGEGEFNFPASVTVGPGGRIYVADVLNFRVQVFTAEGAFIRAIGHAGRGPGAFDKIKGLAVDSAGHLYVVDALQDVIQVFDEDGRLLTGFSRGGSGAGEVWLPAGICIDQGDRIYVADSANHRLQVFRFIGSEGDGA; from the coding sequence ATGCTTCGTCCGGTATGGAGACGGGTCGAGATTACGCGCGGGTCGCGGCCTGTCGCAATGGCCTTGCTGCTGGTGACGGTCGCCCTGGCGGCCACGTCCTGCCACCACGCTCCCATCGCGACTCCGGAGCGAATCGTCTGGCCTCCGCCCCCCGCTCCGCCGCGGATCGAGTACTTGCAGGAAATCCGTACGCCGCGGGATCTCGGCCTGGGCGGCAGCGCGATGCGCCGTTTTCTGGGTTGGATGTTGCACGGTCGTCAACGACATGGACTGGCCCGGCCGCTGGCCGTGGCGATCGACGGCGAGCGGTTGGTGGTGGCCGATCCCGACGCCCGCAGCCTTCATATCTTCGATCGGGGCAAGCGCCGCTATAGACGTCTACTCGCCGGTGGCAAGGTTCCGCTGATCTCGCCGGTGGCAGTGGCCCTCGACGGTGACGGATGGCTCTTCGCGTCCGATTCGGCGGCGGGGAGAGTGCTGGTTTTCGACGCCCGGACGGGACGCTTCGTGCGGGACCTGGCCCCGGATGCCGAATTCGAACGGCCCACGGGGCTGGCCTTCGATCGTCATGGAGAGCGATTGCTGGTGGTCGATACCCTCGCCCACCGTGTGCTGGCCTTCGACCGGCGGGGGCGCCGTGTCATGACCCTGGGAGGTCGGGGTACCGGCGAGGGAGAATTCAACTTTCCCGCATCGGTCACCGTGGGACCGGGAGGCCGGATCTATGTCGCCGACGTGTTGAACTTCCGCGTGCAGGTCTTCACGGCGGAAGGCGCGTTCATTCGCGCCATCGGTCACGCCGGCCGGGGGCCGGGCGCCTTCGACAAGATCAAAGGTCTTGCGGTTGACAGCGCCGGGCACCTCTACGTGGTCGACGCCCTCCAGGATGTGATCCAGGTCTTCGACGAGGATGGAAGGCTGCTGACTGGTTTCAGCCGTGGCGGATCCGGTGCGGGAGAGGTGTGGCTGCCCGCCGGGATCTGCATCGACCAGGGAGACCGGATCTACGTCGCGGATTCCGCCAATCACCGTTTGCAAGTGTTTCGTTTCATCGGCTCCGAGGGGGATGGGGCATGA
- a CDS encoding cytochrome c3 family protein gives MKRIMLPLALISLVLVAGVTWVGAQSSVVDTKHNLSSTAGADQITDKSTNEDQICVFCHTPHQASPAAPLWNHTQSSTASYGVYTSSTLDASDVTDIGGGTDVSNLCMSCHDGTVGVNDLGNPANDTGANPTMGSGTELDASGRIQSGRPTNMGTSLSDDHPVNFTYDAALATADGELATPDSTSYVDAAHTVPLFGGKVQCASCHDPHDNTNEPFLTKSNAGSQLCSTCHVK, from the coding sequence ATGAAACGCATCATGCTTCCTCTCGCCTTGATCTCTCTCGTCCTCGTCGCCGGTGTCACGTGGGTCGGGGCCCAGTCGAGCGTCGTGGATACGAAGCACAACCTTTCGTCCACCGCGGGTGCCGACCAGATCACCGACAAGTCCACCAACGAGGACCAGATCTGCGTCTTCTGTCATACGCCGCACCAGGCGAGTCCGGCGGCTCCGCTGTGGAACCACACCCAGTCTTCCACGGCGTCCTACGGGGTCTACACGTCGTCGACACTCGACGCCAGCGACGTGACCGATATCGGCGGCGGCACGGATGTCTCGAATCTTTGCATGAGCTGCCACGATGGCACGGTGGGGGTCAACGACCTTGGCAACCCGGCCAACGACACCGGCGCCAATCCCACCATGGGTTCGGGAACGGAACTCGACGCCTCCGGTCGCATTCAGTCCGGCCGTCCGACCAACATGGGTACGAGCCTGAGCGACGACCATCCCGTCAATTTCACCTATGACGCCGCCCTGGCCACCGCGGACGGTGAACTCGCCACACCGGATTCCACGTCCTACGTGGACGCCGCCCACACTGTTCCCCTTTTCGGCGGCAAGGTTCAATGCGCCAGTTGTCACGACCCCCATGACAACACCAATGAGCCGTTTCTCACCAAGTCCAACGCGGGCAGCCAACTCTGCTCGACGTGTCACGTGAAGTAG
- the speA gene encoding biosynthetic arginine decarboxylase: protein MGSDSHEKPSGWSVQRSVEHYRIDEWGRGYFTVNGQGHMAVLPDGESRQAADLYEIVEGLRERGINPPVLLRFSHILEDRLRFLHDCFQKAIAENDYKGEYIAVYPTKVNEQRHVVESVFRTSRELGFGLEVGSLPELLAVIAMTAGENDRLIICNGFKGERFLRAVLMAAQLGRRIVAVVDSGEELHRLLHLADEMGVRPTVGVRIKLSSQGTGRWRESAGTKAKFGVFISELLEIVDLLRERGMLDRLQLIHCHIGSQIEDIRAIKGAIDEFSRLFEELSRLGADLRYVDVGGGLGVDYDGSQTGHAPSINYTVWEYASSIVYRLTTVCQRAGLRPPAIVSESGRAMVAHKSVLVFDVIGTASVTRAAGKVPPLAEIEKRYEAVPQPVRDLYDTLDFIEPGRVAENFHDATHAFDSALELFSLGYLPIEMRGLAERLYWICLQRINSILPGLEEVPAELEGIPDALSEIYFGNFSLFQSLPDSWAISQVYPVVPLQRLGEEPTVRGIIADITCDSDGKIDKFIGDDGVQGTLDLHPVRSDEPYYLGVFLVGAYQEALGDLHNLFGDTNVAQIKVEPDGSWWLEDAVEGDTSRQVLGYVQYDAEDLYSRVMRDCQTSIRDGRMTPAHSRRLLSFYKQQLDGYTYLE from the coding sequence ATGGGTTCCGACAGCCACGAGAAGCCGTCCGGCTGGAGCGTACAGCGCTCCGTCGAGCACTATCGCATCGACGAATGGGGCCGTGGCTACTTCACCGTCAACGGGCAGGGACACATGGCCGTACTGCCCGACGGTGAGAGCCGGCAGGCCGCCGATCTCTACGAAATCGTCGAAGGCCTGCGGGAACGCGGCATCAATCCCCCGGTGCTGCTGCGTTTCAGCCACATCCTCGAAGACCGGCTCCGCTTCCTCCACGACTGCTTCCAGAAGGCCATCGCCGAAAACGACTACAAGGGCGAGTACATCGCGGTCTACCCGACGAAGGTCAACGAACAACGCCACGTGGTGGAAAGCGTGTTCCGCACCAGCCGCGAACTGGGGTTCGGCCTGGAAGTGGGGTCGCTGCCGGAGTTGCTGGCGGTCATCGCGATGACCGCCGGCGAGAACGACCGCCTGATCATCTGCAACGGGTTCAAGGGCGAGCGTTTCCTCCGGGCCGTGCTGATGGCCGCCCAGCTCGGCCGCCGTATCGTGGCCGTCGTGGATTCGGGCGAAGAGTTGCACCGGCTGCTCCACCTGGCAGACGAGATGGGAGTCCGTCCCACCGTCGGCGTGCGCATCAAGCTCTCCAGCCAGGGCACCGGGCGCTGGCGGGAGTCCGCCGGCACCAAGGCCAAGTTCGGTGTGTTCATCTCGGAGCTGCTGGAAATCGTCGACCTGCTGCGCGAGCGCGGGATGCTCGATCGCCTGCAATTGATCCACTGCCACATCGGCAGCCAGATCGAAGACATCCGGGCGATCAAGGGCGCCATCGACGAGTTCTCCCGGCTCTTCGAAGAACTCTCCAGACTGGGCGCCGACCTGCGCTACGTGGACGTGGGCGGCGGCCTGGGGGTGGACTACGACGGCAGCCAGACGGGCCATGCCCCGTCGATCAACTACACCGTCTGGGAATACGCATCGAGCATCGTCTACCGCCTGACCACCGTCTGCCAACGGGCGGGGCTGCGCCCGCCGGCCATCGTCAGCGAATCGGGTCGGGCGATGGTGGCCCACAAAAGCGTGCTGGTCTTCGACGTGATCGGCACCGCCTCGGTAACTCGCGCCGCGGGCAAGGTCCCACCCCTGGCGGAAATCGAGAAGCGCTACGAAGCCGTCCCCCAACCGGTTAGGGACCTCTACGACACCCTCGACTTCATCGAACCGGGGCGCGTGGCGGAGAACTTCCACGATGCGACCCACGCCTTCGATTCCGCCCTCGAGCTGTTCAGCCTCGGTTACCTGCCGATCGAGATGCGCGGGCTGGCCGAGCGGCTCTACTGGATCTGCCTGCAGCGGATCAACAGTATCCTGCCCGGTCTCGAGGAAGTGCCGGCCGAGTTGGAGGGCATCCCCGACGCCCTCTCCGAAATCTACTTCGGCAACTTTTCCCTCTTCCAGTCGCTGCCCGATTCCTGGGCCATCTCCCAGGTCTACCCGGTCGTGCCCCTGCAGCGCCTGGGCGAGGAACCCACCGTCCGCGGCATCATCGCCGACATCACCTGCGACAGCGACGGCAAGATCGACAAATTCATCGGCGACGACGGCGTGCAGGGCACCCTCGACCTGCATCCCGTACGTTCGGACGAGCCCTATTACCTGGGCGTCTTTCTCGTGGGAGCCTACCAGGAGGCCCTGGGCGACCTGCACAATCTCTTTGGCGATACCAACGTGGCCCAGATCAAGGTCGAGCCCGATGGAAGCTGGTGGCTCGAGGACGCCGTGGAGGGCGACACGTCGCGGCAAGTGCTGGGTTACGTGCAATACGACGCCGAAGATCTCTACAGCCGCGTGATGCGGGACTGCCAGACATCGATTCGGGACGGCAGAATGACGCCGGCCCATTCGCGCCGCCTGCTCTCGTTCTACAAGCAGCAACTCGACGGCTATACCTACCTCGAGTAA
- the speB gene encoding agmatinase, whose translation MTFHPGAFLDLTPEESDPAAARVVIVPVPYDGTSTWRKGADQGPAALLEASGAIETWDIETGWEPHSVGFTTRPPIPCDTDPETLADRVEAEVSAIFEEDRFPVVIGGEHSVSIGAIRAAARRFEGLNVLQIDAHADTREEYEGSRFNHACVMARARQWCPISQVGLRSVDVSELAGLDPRRVWYAHEILERPRESWIPAVVDSLGEPVYLTVDLDAFDPSLLPATGTPEPGGLGWYDVVRLIDAVAQARRIVALDVVELCPMPGHSASAYIAARLVHRALAAILRPR comes from the coding sequence GTGACCTTCCACCCTGGTGCCTTTCTCGACCTGACCCCCGAGGAGAGCGACCCCGCCGCCGCCCGGGTGGTCATCGTACCCGTCCCCTACGATGGAACGAGCACCTGGCGCAAGGGCGCCGACCAGGGGCCCGCAGCCCTCCTCGAGGCCTCCGGCGCGATCGAAACGTGGGACATCGAAACCGGCTGGGAGCCCCACTCGGTGGGCTTCACCACCCGGCCGCCGATCCCCTGTGACACCGATCCCGAGACCCTGGCGGACCGGGTGGAAGCCGAGGTGAGCGCCATCTTCGAGGAAGATCGCTTCCCGGTGGTCATCGGCGGGGAGCACTCGGTGAGTATCGGCGCGATCCGCGCCGCGGCCCGGCGCTTCGAGGGCCTGAACGTGCTGCAGATCGATGCGCATGCCGACACCCGCGAAGAGTACGAAGGCTCACGATTCAACCACGCCTGCGTGATGGCCCGGGCCCGGCAATGGTGCCCCATTTCCCAGGTCGGCCTGCGCTCCGTCGACGTGTCGGAACTGGCCGGGCTGGATCCACGGCGGGTGTGGTACGCCCACGAAATCCTGGAACGCCCACGGGAAAGCTGGATCCCGGCCGTGGTGGACTCCCTCGGTGAACCGGTCTACCTGACTGTGGACCTCGATGCCTTCGACCCCTCCCTGCTGCCCGCCACGGGTACCCCCGAGCCCGGCGGCCTGGGCTGGTACGACGTGGTCCGGCTGATCGACGCGGTCGCGCAGGCCCGGCGCATCGTGGCCCTGGACGTGGTGGAGTTGTGCCCCATGCCGGGCCACAGTGCCAGTGCCTACATCGCCGCGCGCCTGGTCCACCGGGCGCTGGCGGCGATACTGCGCCCCCGCTGA
- a CDS encoding DUF5916 domain-containing protein has translation MLSCVPGRTVGALALLLAATASPARAGDAARVVAGTADGSAIRLDGRLDEPAWAGAGVIATLVQQDPQPGRPTVYATEVRLLTDETSLFVAFTCRDPDPAKIAVHTMQRDGDLYGDDSVAVVLETLGDQRRGYLFRVNAAGARLDGLISGPESVSTDWDGIWDARVRRTADGWTAEIRIPAQTLRFTPHAPSWGLNVERYVARDRLTLRWTAATLDARLIDLRRAGRLEGVDRLRQGRGVSISPYALARSDRDLAADTSHLSGDAGLDVTWNLTSEISAVLTVNTDFAETEVDTRQVNLTRFPLFFPEKRSFFLEGSNLFSFGSGLRTDFIPFFSRRIGLHEGQPVPIDAGVKLLGQSGRWGVALLDVQTASTPTLPAANLFAGRVTFDANDHLTLGTIVTRGDPDGARDRALYGVDLLWQTSTFHGDKNFSVGAWTALSQGGEALGKRSGWGLKVDYPNDLWDAYLLYKEFGRGLDPALGFLPRPGTRWYQGGGAYQPRPTGKRFGWVRQFFFELYGALVLDSRGRTESWKLFSAPFNARTESGEHIEANVMPLFERLDQPFEIAPGVVIAPGGYSFTRYRVEAQSSRHRAWQIGGRVWFGTFYGGRLREYESYFRWTSPRGAFQVEAEAENNFGSLPAGDFIQRLWQLKLVYAFNPDLLLSSYFQYDSESRNLGLNSRLRWTLRPGNELYVVWNHDWEHPAGQVGTLALRPVRDQLSVKLRWTFRPL, from the coding sequence ATGCTCTCTTGCGTGCCGGGCCGAACCGTCGGAGCCCTCGCCCTGCTGCTGGCGGCCACCGCCTCACCCGCCCGGGCCGGCGATGCGGCGCGGGTGGTGGCGGGCACGGCGGACGGCAGCGCCATCCGGCTCGACGGCCGCCTCGATGAGCCGGCCTGGGCCGGCGCCGGCGTCATCGCCACGTTGGTTCAGCAGGATCCCCAACCCGGTCGACCCACCGTCTACGCCACGGAAGTGCGATTGTTGACCGATGAAACCAGTCTCTTCGTCGCCTTCACCTGCCGTGACCCCGATCCCGCAAAGATCGCCGTCCACACGATGCAAAGGGACGGCGATCTCTACGGCGACGACTCGGTCGCCGTGGTCCTCGAGACCCTCGGCGACCAGCGCCGTGGTTATCTCTTCCGCGTCAACGCCGCCGGGGCGCGCCTCGATGGACTGATCTCCGGACCGGAAAGCGTCTCCACCGACTGGGACGGCATCTGGGACGCCCGGGTCCGGCGGACGGCGGACGGCTGGACCGCGGAGATCCGCATTCCCGCCCAGACCCTACGCTTCACCCCCCACGCGCCCTCCTGGGGATTGAACGTGGAACGCTATGTCGCCCGCGACCGGCTCACCTTGCGCTGGACCGCCGCCACCCTCGATGCGCGACTGATCGACCTGCGCCGGGCCGGGCGCCTGGAGGGGGTCGACCGCCTCCGCCAGGGCCGGGGCGTTTCCATCAGCCCCTACGCCCTGGCGCGTTCCGACCGCGACCTCGCCGCCGACACCAGCCACCTCTCCGGTGATGCAGGGCTCGACGTGACCTGGAACCTGACCTCCGAGATCTCCGCGGTTCTGACTGTCAATACGGACTTCGCCGAGACCGAGGTGGACACGCGGCAGGTCAACCTGACCCGCTTTCCCCTCTTCTTCCCGGAAAAGCGCTCTTTCTTCCTCGAAGGATCGAATCTCTTCTCCTTTGGCAGCGGATTGAGAACCGACTTCATCCCCTTCTTTTCCCGGCGCATCGGGCTGCACGAAGGACAGCCGGTTCCCATCGACGCGGGAGTCAAGCTGCTCGGCCAGAGCGGACGCTGGGGGGTGGCTCTGCTCGACGTCCAGACCGCCTCCACGCCGACCCTTCCCGCCGCCAATCTCTTTGCCGGCCGTGTCACCTTCGACGCCAACGACCACTTGACCCTCGGAACCATCGTCACCCGGGGAGATCCGGACGGCGCGCGCGATCGTGCCCTCTACGGCGTCGATCTGCTCTGGCAGACCTCGACCTTTCACGGGGACAAGAACTTCTCGGTGGGTGCCTGGACCGCTCTTTCCCAGGGCGGCGAAGCCCTCGGCAAGCGATCCGGCTGGGGCCTGAAAGTGGACTACCCCAACGACCTTTGGGACGCCTATCTGCTCTACAAGGAATTCGGTCGGGGTCTCGATCCGGCCCTCGGTTTCTTGCCGCGCCCGGGCACCCGTTGGTACCAAGGCGGCGGCGCCTACCAACCTCGCCCCACGGGCAAGCGTTTCGGTTGGGTGCGGCAGTTTTTCTTCGAACTCTACGGGGCTCTCGTACTCGACTCCCGGGGTCGTACTGAATCCTGGAAACTGTTCTCCGCTCCCTTCAACGCCCGTACCGAATCCGGCGAACACATCGAAGCGAACGTCATGCCCCTTTTCGAGCGCCTGGATCAGCCCTTCGAGATCGCTCCCGGCGTCGTCATCGCCCCCGGCGGCTATTCTTTCACCCGCTACCGTGTCGAGGCCCAGTCATCCCGCCACCGCGCCTGGCAGATCGGCGGGCGGGTCTGGTTCGGTACTTTCTACGGTGGACGCCTGCGGGAGTACGAGTCCTACTTCCGCTGGACCAGCCCGCGTGGCGCTTTCCAGGTCGAGGCCGAGGCCGAGAACAACTTCGGCAGTCTCCCCGCCGGAGACTTCATTCAGCGCCTGTGGCAGCTCAAGCTGGTCTACGCTTTCAACCCGGATCTGCTGCTCTCGAGTTATTTCCAGTACGACTCCGAATCCCGCAACCTCGGCCTCAACTCCCGCCTGCGCTGGACGCTGCGCCCGGGCAACGAACTCTACGTGGTCTGGAACCACGACTGGGAGCACCCCGCCGGCCAGGTCGGCACCCTGGCGCTGCGCCCCGTACGCGATCAACTGTCGGTCAAGCTGCGCTGGACCTTCCGGCCCCTCTGA